One Triticum dicoccoides isolate Atlit2015 ecotype Zavitan chromosome 5B, WEW_v2.0, whole genome shotgun sequence genomic window carries:
- the LOC119310022 gene encoding uncharacterized protein LOC119310022 yields the protein MVSDYTVNNFSYYLVLRSAIQFARMTLPLQIKVRLPDDQIVTGWIENPELYVHFFIIKIKNVDVIDPTHLYHLSLDRATQFEPYRKVAAVWRYYDSGELKTRSGVDLASVFARTDERMLSTCRIHEVGIGGPLVDFDGNFVGMNYSGTKERKTPYVRRPSIREFMWFRGMVSVKEEVDEAASARIKIRFGDPGLLMAAGGQYINLLDDMFKKDILRKPLGGFGLEMDRSAYSLASESSKRLASEMDRSVVSLASFNGFAKKFSCTGVFIKGKKCSATILTSASLIEVCLTGGFRVVGILNCYNLHYNVALVDIMGFWRPHTIKIHGHPVTSSMDVIAVGSLFARRKLMAVEGKVLIGIQSKLDCKELCVSTCVITKAGIGGPLVDNDGNFVGMNFYDEEETPFLPRDVIHRLLLNLNKTRASADDITAEGVENSNRWMFPGGTHGNTESIAAIDGNKWPLPEPRYVGRGDIHLPLQKWPLGRRRPLPV from the exons ATGGTTAGTGATTATACTGTTAATAATTTCTCATATTACCTTGTTTTAAGATCAGCTATTCAGTTCGCACGTATGACTCTCCCTCTCCAG ATTAAAGTGCGCCTTCCCGATGATCAGATTGTCACTGGGTGGATAGAGAATCCTGAGTTATATGTTCATTTTTTCATCATCAAAATCAAGAACGTTGATGTTATTGATCCCACCCATCTATATCATCTAAGTCTTGATCGTGCCACGCAGTTTGAGCCTTATAGGAAGGTAGCAGCTGTATGGCGCTATTATGATTCAGGAGAATTGAAGACCAGAAGCGGAGTAGATCTTGCCTCTGTATTTGCTCGTACCGATGAGAGGATGTTAAGCACATGCCGAATCCACGAG GTGGGGATTGGAGGTCcccttgttgattttgatggcaactTTGTTGGGATGAACTACTCTGGTACCAAAGAACGAAAGACCCCCTACGTACGAAGGCCTTCAATTCGTGAATTCATGTGGTTTCGCGGGATGGTCAG TGTTAAGGAAGAGGTTGACGAAGCTGCAAGTGCAAGAATTAAAATTCGTTTTGGAGACCCAGGTCTCCTCATGGCAGCAG GCGGGCAATACATAAATCTTCTCGATGATATGTTCAAGAAGGATATCTTGAGGAAACCATTGGGAGGTTTTGGTTTAGAAATGGATCGAAGTGCCTACTCACTTGCTTCAGAATCAAGCAAACGTCTTGCTTCAGAAATGGATCGTAGTGTTGTCTCACTTGCCTCATTCAATG GATTTGCAAAGAAGTTTTCTTGCACAGGTGTATTTATAAAGGGCAAAAAATGCTCTGCAACAATTCTGACTTCAGCAAGTTTG ATTGAAGTTTGCCTAACAGGCGGATTTCGAGTTGTAGGGATACTGAACTGTTATAATTTACACTACAATGTTGCTCTTGTTGACATCATGGGATTCTGGCGTCCCCATACAATAAAAATCCATGGGCATCCAGTTACCTCATCTATGGACGTAATAGCTGTGGGTAGTCTTTTTGCGCGTCGCAAACTAATGGCTGTTGAGGGGAAGGTGTTGATTGGCATACAAAGCAAACTTGATTGCAAAGAACTTTGTGTCTCCACCTGTGTAATCACCAAG GCTGGGATTGGGGGGCCTCTTGTTGACAATGATGGGAATTTTGTTGGAATGAACTTCTATGATGAGGAAGAAACTCCGTTCCTGCCGAGGGATGTTATTCACCGCCTCTTATTGAACTTGAATAAAACACG GGCTAGTGCAGATGATATTACTGCCGAGGGTGTTGAAAACAG CAACAGATGGATGTTTCCTGGTGGGACACACGGAAACACTGAATCTATTGCAGCAATTGATGGAAACAA ATGGCCGTTGCCTGAGCCACGCTACGTCGGTCGTGGAGACATCCATTTGCCACTTCAGAAATGGCCTCTGGGTCGCCGAAGGCCTCTGCCTGTGTGA
- the LOC119310021 gene encoding uncharacterized protein LOC119310021 — translation SDSEATILTSRRLIPPTHPAASLNIKVRLPNDRIVTGWIEDPKIYVDFFIVNIKNVSGVDAASLDRDMQFEPHTKVAAVCRCFSSGFLTATSGLNLASPTSEKIVSTCRIHKAGIGGPLVDFGGNFVGMNSSCTKMEKTAYVRREGIFRFLVLHGKVRSALH, via the exons TCTGATTCTGAAGCTACAATCCTGACATCGAGACGGTTGATTCCACCTACTCACCCAGCTGCAAGTTTGAAT ATTAAAGTACGCCTTCCGAATGATCGGATTGTCACTGGGTGGATAGAGGATCCTAAGATATATGTTGATTTTTTCATTGTCAACATCAAGAACGTGTCTGGTGTTGATGCCGCAAGTCTGGACCGTGACATGCAGTTTGAGCCTCATACGAAGGTAGCAGCTGTATGCCgctgtttcagttctggatttttaACAGCCACAAGCGGACTAAATCTTGCCTCTCCAACCAGTGAGAAAATCGTAAGCACGTGCCGGATCCACAAG GCGGGGATTGGAGGCCCCCTTGTTGATTTTGGTGGCAACTTTGTCGGGATGAACTCCTCTTGTACCAAAATGGAGAAGACTGCCTACGTGCGAAGGGAGGGAATTTTCCGATTCTTGGTGCTTCACGGGAAGGTCAG ATCTGCACTGCACTAG
- the LOC119310020 gene encoding uncharacterized protein LOC119310020 produces the protein MGKLFKIFLHFSALKYLVRVKEGFDDVSRARMNSELKAIRLSLSAKSVEKLSKSRKGSLSKEVLSRLSTSIVALASFDGDTQLHECTGTCIESSCPDATYFLTSINLVPYTWRLGKITESLTIKVRLPDDQIVTGWIENPEIYVDFFIVKIKNDDVIDPPHLCHLSLDRATQFEPYRKVAAVWRHYDSGELKTTTGVDLASVCALTDEEMLSTCRIHEVGIGGPLVDFDGNFVGMNCSGTKQRKTPYVRRPSIREFMWFRGMVSVKEEVDEAVTARFKSRYGDSAFLRAGGGQYINLLDDTFKKDILRKPLGGFGLEMDRSAYSLASESSKLLASKMNRSVVSLASFNGFAKKFSCSGVFIKGEACSATILTSASLFRVPGSSHMIDDNLRIKVCLPNQYRVVGILNCYNLQYNVALVDIMGFWRPRTIKIHGHPVTSSMDVIAVGSLFACHKLMAVEGKVLIGKQSKLDCKELCVSTCKITKAGIGGPLIDNDGNFVGMNFYDEEETPFLPRDVIHHLLLNFNKKRTSADATIVEDVENRWLLPVGTHRNTETVAPIDGNKWPLPEPRYVGRRANPLPRQKWPLPRGRKPLPGRLNEVMLASGISSRNLQRENKPSKCIENALSCRIGNRRMKAVPWLFRLHPARPPPRPPQA, from the exons ATGGGGAAATTGTTTAAGATTTTCTTACATTTCTCTGCTTTGAAATATCT TGTTAGAGTTAAGGAAGGGTTTGATGATGTTTCCAGGGCAAGAATGAACAGTGAGCTGAAAGCAATTAGGCTAA GTTTGAGTGCTAAGTCCGTAGAAAAATTGAGTAAATCGAGAAAAGGTTCCTTGAGTAAGGAAGTACTTTCCAGATTAAGCACGAGTATTGTGGCGCTGGCGTCATTCGATG GTGATACCCAATTACACGAATGCACGGGCACATGCATCGAAAGCTCATGTCCTGATGCCACGTATTTCCTAACATCGATAAATTTGGTTCCTTATACTTGGCGGTTAGGGAAGATCACTGAAAGTTTGACG ATTAAAGTACGCCTTCCTGATGATCAGATTGTCACTGGGTGGATAGAGAATCCTGAGATATATGTTGATTTTTTTATCGTCAAAATCAAGAATGATGATGTTATTGATCCCCCCCATCTATGTCATCTAAGTCTTGATCGTGCCACGCAGTTTGAGCCTTATAGGAAGGTAGCAGCTGTATGGCGGCATTATGATTCAGGAGAATTAAAGACCACAACTGGAGTAGATCTTGCCTCTGTATGCGCTCTTACAGATGAGGAGATGTTAAGCACATGCCGTATCCATGAG GTGGGGATTGGAGGTCcccttgttgattttgatggcaactTTGTTGGGATGAACTGCTCTGGTACCAAACAAAGAAAGACCCCGTACGTACGAAGGCCTTCAATTCGTGAATTCATGTGGTTTCGCGGCATGGTCAG TGTTAAGGAAGAGGTTGATGAAGCTGTAACTGCAAGATTTAAAAGTCGTTATGGAGATTCAGCTTTCCTCAGGGCAGGAG GTGGGCAATACATAAATCTTCTTGATGATACGTTCAAGAAGGATATCTTGAGGAAACCATTGGGAGGTTTTGGATTAGAAATGGATCGAAGTGCCTACTCACTTGCTTCAGAATCAAGCAAACTTCTTGCTTCAAAAATGAATCGAAGTGTTGTCTCACTTGCTTCATTCAATG GATTTGCAAAAAAGTTTTCTTGCTCAGGTGTATTTATAAAGGGCGAAGCATGCTCTGCAACAATTCTGACTTCAGCAAGTTTGTTCAGAGTTCCTGGCAGTTCACACATGATCGATGATAACTTGAGG ATTAAAGTTTGCCTTCCAAACCAATATCGAGTTGTAGGGATATTGAACTGTTATAATTTACAGTACAATGTTGCTCTTGTTGACATCATGGGATTCTGGCGTCCTCGTACAATAAAAATCCATGGGCATCCAGTTACCTCATCTATGGACGTAATAGCTGTGGGTAGTCTTTTTGCATGTCACAAACTAATGGCTGTTGAGGGGAAGGTGTTGATTGGCAAACAAAGCAAACTTGATTGCAAAGAACTTTGTGTCTCCACCTGTAAAATCACCAAG GCTGGGATTGGGGGGCCTCTTATTGACAATGATGGGAATTTTGTTGGAATGAACTTTTATGATGAGGAAGAAACTCCGTTCCTGCCGAGGGATGTTATTCACCACCTCTTGTTGAACTTCAATAAAAAACG GACTAGTGCAGATGCTACTATTGTCGAGGATGTTGAAAACAG ATGGTTGTTGCCTGTCGGGACACACAGAAACACTGAAACTGTTGCACCGATTGATGGAAACAA ATGGCCGTTGCCTGAGCCACGCTACGTTGGTCGTAGAGCCAACCCTTTGCCACGTCAAAAATGGCCTCTGCCTCGTGGCCGAAAGCCTCTGCCT GGCAGGCTGAATGAGGTCATGCTAGCTTCAGGAATCTCATCCAGGAATCTCCAGCGAGAGAACAAGCCATCGAA ATGCATTGAAAATGCTCTCAGTTGCCGCATCGGCAACAGGAGGATGAAGGCCGTGCCATGGCTTTTCCGCCTCCATCCAGCGcggccaccaccaaggccaccacAAGCATAG